The sequence TTAATAAAAGAAGGCAAATTCAGGGAAGATTTGTATTACAGGCTTAATGTGTTCAACATAGAAATTCCTCCTTTGCGGGAAAGGAAAGAAGACATACCGATACTGGCGGAATATTTTCTGGAATGCGAAGCCGACAATCTGAAATTTTCGAAAGCGGTATTAGACAGTTTGGCGAAGAACGAATGGAAGGGAAACGTTAGAGAACTCGAATCTATTGTAAAAAGAGCGGCTGTTTTTGCAAAAGCCGAAGGTCGAGATGTAATTCTATTGTCGGATTTGCCGGACGACTACAGGCATTATCGGAAAGCCGACCTTGAGGATTTTATTCTCGATTCCCTGCGCGCAAAAAAGTTTTCGCACTCTTCCGTAGTGGAAACTGCAAGGGAGATCGGGAACGTAAGCCGTACGGTTGTGGGCGAAATTTTACGGGGACTCTTTTTTAAGAATTATGTTCAGAACGATTATGACTTCGACGCTGCCGTCAGGTCAATTGCAGGGACGGACGAGGAAGAGGTTTTGAACAGATTAAAGTCGAAAGCCGCAAAGTATCTTGAAAATATTGAAAACGATTTGAAGAAAATTAAGACCGTCGATTTTGAAGAAGTCAAAAGAGCTTTCACATCAAAATATAAAAACCTGCCGGTTCGCTATCACGACTATCTCGACGCGGTTATCAGATTTTTGATTTCCCGAACAAAAAATAGCTGAGTTGCGGACTAGCCCCCGGTCGCTTCGATACGTCCTTCGGACTACTCAGCGACCGCGAGGTTATTTTTCTTAAAACGATGTCTGAGCAACTCTTGGGGGTAGTGACCGGAAACATTGTAGAGTTTAGTTTAAATTCACAGAAAATAAAGCATGTCGCTTCGATACGTCCTTCGGACTACTCAGCGACCCTGGATAAAAATTTATACGGTGTCTGAGTAGCCCCGCAGGGGGTTAGGTACAGAAATATCGGTGATTTTAGCGAAAATAATGATGAGTTATAGATTGATGTTTAGATACATTCTTCGGACTACTCATTGATCATGAATAAAATTTAAACGGTGTCTGAGTAGCCCCGAAGGAGCGTATCGAAGACACCGAAGACACCGAGGACACCCACGTCGCCGGTGACAGTAACATAATGCCTTACATTAAAAATAAAGTCAACCGCTCAACAAGCCGTTCTTTTCCGCCGCCCTTAACTGACTGAATTCTTTCTTCCAGGCATTTTCAGCCGGTTTTCCAGGCAATTTTAATTTACAAAAAGTGCGAATTCAAGCCGTTTTCTAGGGAAATCAATTTGGCACGTTATATGTTCTTTCTATGGCGGAATTGTTCATAATCACAAAAATCGGAGGTACAAAATGAAAGTAAGAAGGTCTTATTTGGCAATCCCGGCGGCAATATTATTCTTTGCATTATTGTTTGCGGGATGTAACGACAACAGTTTAATTACCGAACCCGAATCGGGACTTTCGGTTAAAGCCGCGCTTGAAAAAATAACTTATGAAGACGAAGCGGTCAACTCTTTCGAACCCAATTTTAATGAAGAAGACGCTATGAATATTTTGGGGAAAGACCTTGCAAAAACCATCTATCCCTTGAGAGTGGGGCAGGTAATCCACCTTGTAGAGCGCGATCTGCAGATTGAATACGGTCCCGACACTGCTCTGGGCACTCTAACCAAAAGATTCGAAGGGGAATTGTTAATACTCGGCGCTTTAGACGACGGCTCTAACGTACCCGACACTCTTGTAAAGAAACCGTTTACGACGGTTATGACGCGCAAAATCAAATATGAACGCGTCGACAGCACGGGCGATAATCTGGTTGACTGGAAAGTAATCGGAATGTCGTTGCCCGAAGCCGGAACGTCCACCGATAATATTGAAATTACTAAAATCACATTAACAACGCTCGAAGGCAATTCGGTTACGATTACTTCTCCGAATGATTTCTTCTTCGATCTGGGAAGAAGACTTATGACTGGCGAGCAGACAATGACCGGCGGAAATCCCGGTAACGGTCAGTACGGAGGAATGGGAATGTCCGGCAATCAAAATCACGGCAACCGGCAATACGGCAACGGAAATGCATACGGCAGCAGAGGTATGCACGGTATGATTCCTTATATCAGAAAAAGAGAACCGGTTACAATTACCGTGGAAGTAAAAAGTATTTATGAAGAGCCCGATTTCCTTACGGTTACTCACGGCGCTTCTGTAATCAATAAAGGCAACAGGGTCAAAGAACGATTTGAATTAATTGATACTCAATTTGACGGCGCGTACTACATACGCACTTACGAAAAGACAATCGTTACAAATGCAATGCCCGGGTTTATGCATGCCGTAGTCAATATGCTTCCTCAGGGAGTAATTAAAGATACCGATACACCGGTCGAAGAAAAGACGTGGGGAATTCCGTATCTTATTCAATAATTGTTTTATCTTTTAGTTAAATAATTATATTTTATGAGGAGGCGGTTGCCTCCTCGTACAATTAAAGGCAGGTCGAGAGAAATGAAAAAGTTTACAATAATACTTTTGATTATTGTTTTTGTATACGGCTGCGGCGAACCTTTGCCGACCGAGCTGACGGAAGTCGACAATAGTTCGGAAATCGAGTTCGAGGCAGTACCTGCCGAATCGGCTAATTTGGATTACGACAGCACGGGCATTGTCGACCGGAACATCGACAAAAGCGTTGTCGTAAGCGTGGTGGGCGTACGCAATACGAATTTCAGAACGGTTCAAACGGAAGGATATTATTATGCCATTTTTAACGATAAATCGAGTCCTGTTCAGGCGGGCAACGGCCATATGCTGGGATATAAAACCAGACAGATGAACGCCGTATTTTTCAACAATTTTCAGGCGCGGAAAATAGAGCATAAAATCAAATACAGAGTGGGTTCGGTTTATATAGACACTTTGCTCGGCGTTAAATATTTTGCCTCTCAGCATATGATGAACATGATGGGAAGGATGAATCGGTTCCCGTATTCGAGTAAAGTGAGTTTCAAAGCAATGAACGGACATCATCAACAGAATATCGAGTTCGATATACCCACGCCTTCCGAAATTACGGGCAGAGTCAGACTAATCGGCAACAGAGAAGACAGGGATGCGTACTTTGAACTCGAATGGAATCCCGAAGGGCGCGGACGCGTTGAAATAGTTTTTGCCGCAATTAATTCAAACGGTGAAATTAATCCGCTAATGAGAGTAAGAGGAAATGACAACGGCAATATGAGAGTGCCATTAAATGTTTTTAGAAATATTATTACAGAACATAACCGCTCGCTGGTAATCAGTTATATCAGGAAAATCGAAAACATAGATAAATTTATTGATGACTCCTATATCGTTTCGGAAAGTATTCATAATATTCGTATCGATCTGCCTTGAAGCGTTATTTCTGTCTTCGGGGCAGAAAATTTTATACGCTCAACAAAGCGTCGATAATTACGGTTATTTGAATAGCGCGGGTAGATTTCGTATGAACGGATTAGAAAGCAACATATCGAATTTTTCCAATACCGAGGATTTCGAACTGACGGCGTCTTTTTCTTTCCGCAATGACAACCGTTTGAATTCGAATCTCCATTCTCTCTCTTTCTCAAAAACTATAGGCGAACATAATTTCTATTTCCGTTACACTCCCGGTCTTGCTCAAAACTTTATTATAAAAAGCAGCGCGACGATTCAACTGCCCGACACTATTGCCAACTTGAAAACCGAATTAAATTACTCGGAAAAATTCGGCCTGGGGTATTCTTATAAAATTTCTTCGAGCGTTAATTTGGGTTTTTCTTTAAGGTATTTTGAGCAAACTTTCAGGAAGGAATCGCCGGTTCTCTATTATACCGACAGCGTAAATTATATTTCGATTAAAGAAGATGAATCGACCAATAATTACTGGCGCGGAGATATCGGCGCAGATGTTATTTTTAATGACATAATTTCATTCTCGCTTTCCACAATAAATTTATTTATTAGCAGGGAAAGCAATGCGGGGGAAATAAGCCGTCTCTATTCCTTAAAAACAGAAAAGGGAATTCATGCCTCGTTGCAATTGAGTAGCGCATCGGGTTTTATGACAAAGTTAGGATACGAATACGGATTCGATAATTATAAAGCTTTCTATGCCGGTTTAAATTATTCATTCGATTTTGCGGGCGGAAAAATTACATCCGGAGTTCTTTTTATGCACGACAAGTTCAGAAATCCTTTTATTACTGCAGTTATGCCGTCGGTTGCTTTTACAAAAGAGGGATATACTATTTCAGCGGGCGGTGTTAAATATTTTTCGAATAACATTTCAAAGACTACCGAGTCGCTTATAAACGAAGGTATCTACAGCTTGTTTAATAATCCTTATAGCGCCGATAGAGCTTTCGTGAATTTTAATCTGGCGTTGAGTTTCAAAAGCAAACAACTTGTTAAATTCATCGACGTCTCCATTGACTCGGATATTTATCCTACTCTTTCTGAAGTCTATCTGAACAAACCGTTTGCAACCGGAAAGGCTGTTAACTTGTCGAATGAAATAATCGAGGTACGACCGGCGAGTTACATAAAAAACATCAACAACGAACCGATATATTCGCCTTCGGTTAAAATATTGCCGGGCGATACGGTCGATATCGGATTCTATACTATTGTGTCGAACGCCGACGCCGCCAAAAGAAAAATCGAACAAGCCGATTTTTATCTTTATACGGATAAATCGGAACCGGACGATTATATACGCAAACCCGTTCTGGTGCACGATAAAAACAGCTGGGACGGCAATGTATTCAATCTGATTTATTTCGTCAGAAAAGATTTCGACTTTTCGAATAAGTATTCGAGAGAAATTCTGAATAAATATCCCCGCGAAATGACCGACGGCGTTTTCCGGAAAATTAAAATTCTATACGACGAATTTTCGCGCAATCTGGAATATGTATCGGACCCCAGAGCAAGCACGGAACGCGTCCAATTCCCTCACGAAACTATCGAACTCAAAGGCGGCGACTGCGACGATTTGAGCGTCTGTTTTTCTTCGATGCTGGAGAGCATCGGAATTCAAACGGCTTTTGTCGATTACAAAAATCCCGACGGAGTCAGCCATGTCAATTTATTGGCGAACACGGAATTGTCGCCTACGGAATTATTCAAAATAAC comes from Melioribacter roseus P3M-2 and encodes:
- a CDS encoding transglutaminase domain-containing protein; translation: MNGLESNISNFSNTEDFELTASFSFRNDNRLNSNLHSLSFSKTIGEHNFYFRYTPGLAQNFIIKSSATIQLPDTIANLKTELNYSEKFGLGYSYKISSSVNLGFSLRYFEQTFRKESPVLYYTDSVNYISIKEDESTNNYWRGDIGADVIFNDIISFSLSTINLFISRESNAGEISRLYSLKTEKGIHASLQLSSASGFMTKLGYEYGFDNYKAFYAGLNYSFDFAGGKITSGVLFMHDKFRNPFITAVMPSVAFTKEGYTISAGGVKYFSNNISKTTESLINEGIYSLFNNPYSADRAFVNFNLALSFKSKQLVKFIDVSIDSDIYPTLSEVYLNKPFATGKAVNLSNEIIEVRPASYIKNINNEPIYSPSVKILPGDTVDIGFYTIVSNADAAKRKIEQADFYLYTDKSEPDDYIRKPVLVHDKNSWDGNVFNLIYFVRKDFDFSNKYSREILNKYPREMTDGVFRKIKILYDEFSRNLEYVSDPRASTERVQFPHETIELKGGDCDDLSVCFSSMLESIGIQTAFVDYKNPDGVSHVNLLANTELSPTELFKITNNDNKIVVRKNEEGVDQIWLPIETTVLTGFDDAWSAGADKFNAEAIENLGLSKGSVVIIDIY